A genomic region of Streptomyces sp. NBC_00162 contains the following coding sequences:
- a CDS encoding AraC family transcriptional regulator, with product MDVVSDAISAVRIGRPSSDRLRVGGSWCTRLAPYEGAGFHIVLEGSCWLLPDGGSPIELGPGDAVLLPHGTGHVMADSPADAAAVERAVPFERLAAVERRAGAPGPGGARGLRTAGAQELRTAGDGAGVVELLCGKYRLDRSRAHPLMAELPEVVHLPNRAGAAPELRSAIGLLGRELDGLRPGSAIAVPGLLDLLLVYMIRSWTAEGGTGAWPAVLGDPVAAAALRALHADPAASWSNERLAAAAGVSRPTLARRFTALVGRPPMAYLTWWRLNLAAVRLRDTADSLSAVARGVGYGSPYALSHAFSREFGTTPGRYRAGFDTGKSK from the coding sequence ATGGACGTGGTGAGCGACGCGATCTCGGCCGTGCGGATCGGGCGGCCCTCCTCCGACCGGTTGCGGGTGGGCGGGAGCTGGTGCACGCGGCTGGCGCCGTACGAAGGCGCCGGGTTCCACATCGTGCTGGAGGGCAGCTGCTGGCTCCTTCCCGACGGCGGCTCCCCCATCGAGCTGGGCCCGGGCGACGCGGTGCTGCTGCCGCACGGCACCGGGCACGTGATGGCCGACTCCCCCGCCGACGCGGCGGCCGTGGAGCGGGCCGTGCCCTTCGAGCGGCTGGCCGCAGTGGAGCGGCGGGCCGGGGCGCCGGGGCCGGGCGGGGCGCGGGGGCTGCGGACGGCTGGGGCGCAGGAGCTGCGGACGGCCGGGGACGGCGCGGGCGTGGTGGAGCTGCTGTGCGGCAAGTACCGGCTGGACCGCAGCCGGGCGCATCCGCTGATGGCGGAGCTGCCGGAGGTCGTGCACCTGCCGAACCGGGCGGGTGCGGCTCCCGAACTCCGGTCCGCGATCGGCCTGCTGGGCCGGGAGCTGGACGGGCTGCGGCCGGGCTCCGCCATCGCGGTCCCGGGCCTGCTCGATCTGCTGCTGGTCTACATGATCCGCTCCTGGACGGCCGAGGGCGGGACCGGGGCGTGGCCGGCCGTCCTCGGCGACCCGGTGGCGGCCGCCGCCCTGCGGGCGCTGCACGCGGACCCGGCCGCCTCGTGGTCCAACGAGCGGCTGGCCGCCGCGGCGGGGGTGTCCCGGCCCACCCTGGCCCGGCGGTTCACCGCGCTGGTGGGCCGTCCCCCGATGGCCTACCTCACCTGGTGGCGCCTGAACCTGGCCGCCGTCCGGCTCCGCGACACCGCCGACTCGCTGTCGGCCGTGGCCCGCGGGGTGGGTTACGGAAGCCCGTACGCCCTTTCGCACGCCTTCAGCCGCGAGTTCGGCACCACTCCGGGGCGCTACCGGGCGGGCTTCGACACGGGGAAGTCGAAGTAG
- a CDS encoding MBL fold metallo-hydrolase, with the protein MEKNESEQPLVLGDVEVIRITEWAGPFGPARDLVPQSTAGLWKDNEDWLAPDHWQPDQDLAVMALQTWVLRSAGRTVLVDTGVGNGRERPGSPAFHHRQGDFLDGLARAGIRPEDVDTVVNTHVHADHVGWNTRDADGEWVPTFPRAQYLIPAADDFHFGPGNAYAKGLRQDDRLIYEDSIAPVHRSGQAVLWDGTHRIDEHLTLESAPGHTPGSSVLRLSSGTDRAVFVGDLVHNPVQILDPACNSCFCLDAEQAVATRRRILERAADIRELVVPAHFGGPGAVEVRRSGGAFTLTPHGRR; encoded by the coding sequence ATGGAGAAGAACGAGAGTGAACAGCCCCTCGTGCTGGGGGACGTCGAGGTCATCCGGATCACCGAGTGGGCGGGACCGTTCGGCCCGGCCCGCGACCTCGTTCCGCAGTCCACGGCGGGGCTGTGGAAGGACAACGAGGACTGGCTGGCGCCGGACCACTGGCAGCCGGACCAGGACCTGGCGGTGATGGCCCTGCAGACCTGGGTCCTGCGCAGCGCCGGACGGACGGTCCTCGTCGACACCGGGGTGGGCAACGGACGTGAACGGCCCGGCTCGCCGGCCTTCCACCACCGGCAGGGAGACTTCCTCGACGGCCTGGCCCGGGCCGGGATCCGGCCGGAGGACGTCGACACCGTCGTCAACACCCACGTCCACGCCGACCACGTCGGCTGGAACACCCGTGACGCCGACGGGGAGTGGGTGCCGACCTTCCCCCGCGCCCAGTACCTCATCCCGGCGGCCGACGACTTCCACTTCGGGCCCGGCAACGCGTACGCGAAGGGCCTGCGCCAGGACGACCGGCTCATCTACGAGGACAGCATCGCGCCCGTCCACCGGTCCGGGCAGGCGGTCCTGTGGGACGGCACGCACCGCATCGACGAGCACCTCACCCTGGAATCCGCACCCGGCCACACCCCCGGCTCCAGCGTGCTGCGCCTCAGCTCCGGCACCGACCGGGCGGTCTTCGTCGGCGACCTCGTGCACAACCCGGTACAGATCCTCGATCCCGCCTGCAACAGCTGCTTCTGCCTGGACGCGGAGCAGGCGGTGGCCACCCGCCGCCGCATCCTCGAACGGGCCGCGGACATCCGGGAACTGGTGGTCCCCGCCCACTTCGGCGGCCCGGGAGCGGTGGAGGTCCGCAGGTCGGGCGGAGCCTTCACCCTGACACCCCACGGGAGGCGGTGA
- a CDS encoding lamin tail domain-containing protein, producing the protein MSASPATRRLLAAVLAAGALVGAAAIPAAAHDDDRRGHRGPHSSIVIGDVQNDSHGRDNRALNREWIEVKNTGRHSVDLRGFTLTDKQGNRYRFHGFRLDGRSSVKVHTGNGRDTHHDLYQNRRHQIWDERDTATLRDDRGRVVDTESWGRRGHHHSR; encoded by the coding sequence ATGTCTGCTTCTCCCGCCACCCGCCGTCTTCTCGCCGCGGTGCTGGCCGCCGGCGCCCTGGTCGGCGCGGCCGCCATCCCCGCCGCCGCCCACGACGACGACCGGCGCGGCCACCGTGGCCCGCACTCCTCGATCGTCATCGGCGACGTCCAGAACGACAGCCACGGCCGCGACAACCGCGCCCTGAACCGCGAATGGATCGAGGTCAAGAACACCGGCCGGCACTCGGTCGACCTGCGCGGCTTCACCCTCACCGACAAGCAGGGGAACCGTTACCGCTTCCACGGCTTCCGCCTCGACGGCCGCTCCAGCGTCAAGGTCCACACCGGCAACGGACGCGACACCCACCACGACCTCTACCAGAACCGCCGCCACCAGATTTGGGACGAGCGCGACACCGCCACCCTCCGCGACGACCGCGGACGCGTCGTCGACACCGAGTCCTGGGGCCGCCGCGGGCACCACCACAGCCGCTAG
- a CDS encoding isocitrate lyase/PEP mutase family protein, whose amino-acid sequence MTPHHTTDVQLRQGIAFRDLHHGPRPFVVPNPWDAGSARILAAFGFAALATTGAGLAHSLGRPDGTDRVSRAEILDNARLIVEAGGLPVTADLESGFGDTPEDVAETIRLAAAAGLVGGSVEDSTGREDTGPEGSPVRPLAEAVERVAAAVEAAERLDFPFTVTARAENFFQGRPDLDDTIRRLQAYEAAGAHVLYAPALPDAEAIAAVCSSVTRPVNVLMGGALKLSVDDLGALGVRRISTGSALSRAALGALTRAAREITESGTFTFGADTLPYADANTLFTEPTASRDGRAV is encoded by the coding sequence ATGACCCCGCACCACACCACCGACGTCCAACTCCGGCAGGGCATCGCCTTCCGGGACCTGCACCACGGCCCCCGCCCGTTCGTCGTCCCCAACCCCTGGGACGCGGGCAGCGCACGCATCCTGGCCGCCTTCGGCTTCGCCGCCCTTGCCACCACCGGCGCCGGCCTCGCCCACAGCCTCGGCCGCCCCGACGGCACCGACCGGGTCAGCCGCGCCGAAATCCTCGACAACGCCCGCCTGATCGTGGAGGCCGGCGGCCTGCCCGTCACGGCCGACCTGGAGAGCGGCTTCGGCGACACCCCCGAGGACGTCGCCGAGACCATCCGCCTCGCCGCCGCCGCGGGCCTGGTCGGCGGCTCCGTCGAGGACTCCACCGGCCGCGAGGACACCGGACCCGAAGGAAGCCCGGTCCGCCCGCTCGCCGAAGCCGTGGAACGGGTGGCCGCCGCCGTGGAGGCCGCCGAGCGGCTGGACTTCCCCTTCACCGTCACCGCCCGCGCGGAGAACTTCTTCCAGGGCCGCCCCGACCTGGACGACACCATCCGCCGCCTCCAGGCGTACGAAGCCGCCGGCGCTCACGTGCTCTACGCCCCCGCCCTGCCCGACGCCGAAGCCATCGCCGCCGTCTGCTCCTCGGTGACCCGGCCCGTCAACGTCCTGATGGGCGGCGCCCTGAAGCTGTCCGTCGACGACCTCGGCGCCCTCGGAGTACGTCGCATCAGCACCGGATCCGCCCTGTCCCGCGCGGCACTCGGCGCCCTCACCCGGGCCGCCCGGGAGATCACCGAGTCCGGCACCTTCACCTTCGGCGCGGACACCCTCCCCTACGCCGACGCCAACACCCTGTTCACGGAGCCCACCGCATCCCGAGACGGTCGAGCTGTGTGA
- a CDS encoding RNA polymerase sigma factor — protein MTNLTPLATPCLNCAAPVDLLDSQARAGDGTAEYLDPSRWCGRCMRYLDDWDRFFLLYQPRVRNYCLDRLEGLLPDNEDFRQVAEDIAQETMITAHRCFRRWDRPERAIWRTARNKVYKKCAAYRIVTTDGFTITIRHASPVLLEDFGHGATADPAQALIDKVVLYSALSRLPVRQQEALVVHKAFQVPAAAAGDLLERPGSTVKTQAQRALEVLREAAAKGALVILPGGALVGLYKVLEHVPFDTVSNSAIDLLTQPQVYPVMVALAAKKGVPYLRDLYRTHLGDRSRTPGLTPRRDHASDKHRHRGEL, from the coding sequence ATGACGAACCTGACACCCCTGGCTACGCCCTGCCTGAACTGCGCCGCCCCCGTCGACCTGCTGGATTCTCAGGCCCGTGCCGGAGACGGCACGGCGGAGTACCTCGACCCGTCACGCTGGTGCGGCCGGTGCATGCGGTACCTGGACGACTGGGACCGGTTCTTCCTGCTCTACCAGCCACGGGTGCGCAACTACTGCCTGGACAGGCTCGAGGGACTCCTGCCGGACAACGAGGACTTCCGGCAGGTCGCGGAGGACATCGCTCAGGAGACGATGATCACTGCGCACCGGTGCTTCCGGCGCTGGGACCGCCCGGAGCGGGCGATCTGGCGCACGGCCCGCAACAAGGTCTACAAGAAGTGCGCGGCCTACCGCATCGTGACCACGGACGGCTTCACCATCACGATCAGGCACGCCTCCCCCGTCCTCCTTGAGGACTTCGGCCACGGCGCGACCGCGGACCCGGCCCAGGCGCTCATCGACAAGGTCGTCCTGTACTCCGCGCTCTCCCGGCTGCCCGTCCGGCAGCAGGAGGCCCTTGTCGTCCACAAGGCCTTCCAGGTCCCGGCGGCAGCAGCCGGCGACCTGCTGGAGCGGCCGGGATCGACGGTCAAGACGCAGGCACAGCGCGCACTCGAGGTTCTGCGCGAAGCCGCCGCGAAGGGAGCGCTCGTCATCCTGCCGGGCGGAGCCCTCGTGGGGCTGTACAAGGTGCTGGAACACGTCCCCTTCGACACGGTCTCGAACAGCGCCATCGACTTGCTCACCCAGCCCCAGGTGTACCCGGTGATGGTCGCCCTCGCGGCCAAGAAGGGAGTTCCCTACCTCCGTGACCTGTACCGCACCCACCTCGGTGACCGGTCCCGCACCCCCGGACTCACCCCCCGGCGCGACCACGCGTCCGACAAGCACCGGCACCGCGGCGAGCTCTGA
- a CDS encoding M15 family metallopeptidase: MSVLVRTARAAALSAAVAVAVSAAAPPFAPAPAAAAAPKPPKAFVALSDVDPTIRQEIRYYTPNNFVGVPINGYLQPTCILTRPAAQALHRAQRALLRQGYSLKVYDCYRPQRSVDHFVTWAKDLDDQAMKAEFYPQVDKSRLFEDGYIAERSGHSRGSTLDLTLVKLPVRPTPPYDPDRPLIPCYAAQEDRAPDNSVDMGTGFDCFDTLSHTLDPRIQGEQKANRLLLKSTLETAGFKNLPEEWWHYTLRDEPFPDTYFDFPVSKPAR; encoded by the coding sequence ATGTCCGTCCTCGTTCGTACCGCACGCGCGGCAGCCCTGTCCGCCGCGGTCGCCGTCGCCGTGTCCGCCGCCGCACCCCCGTTCGCACCCGCGCCTGCCGCGGCAGCGGCGCCCAAGCCGCCCAAGGCGTTCGTCGCGCTCAGCGACGTCGACCCGACCATCCGCCAGGAGATCCGCTACTACACGCCGAACAACTTCGTCGGCGTGCCGATCAACGGCTACCTCCAGCCGACCTGCATCCTCACCCGGCCGGCGGCCCAAGCCCTGCACCGCGCCCAGCGCGCCCTGCTGCGCCAGGGCTACTCCCTCAAGGTCTACGACTGCTACCGGCCGCAGCGCTCCGTCGACCACTTCGTCACCTGGGCCAAGGACCTCGACGACCAGGCCATGAAGGCCGAGTTCTACCCACAGGTCGACAAAAGCCGGCTGTTCGAAGACGGCTACATCGCCGAGCGGTCCGGCCACAGCCGGGGCAGCACCCTCGACCTGACCCTGGTGAAGCTCCCCGTCCGGCCCACCCCGCCCTACGATCCGGACCGGCCGCTCATCCCCTGCTACGCCGCCCAGGAGGACCGCGCGCCGGACAACTCCGTGGACATGGGCACCGGCTTCGACTGCTTCGACACCCTCTCCCACACCCTCGACCCCCGGATCCAGGGCGAGCAGAAGGCCAACCGGCTGCTCCTGAAGAGCACCCTCGAAACCGCGGGCTTCAAGAACCTGCCGGAGGAGTGGTGGCACTACACCCTGCGCGACGAACCCTTCCCCGACACCTACTTCGACTTCCCCGTGTCGAAGCCCGCCCGGTAG
- a CDS encoding DMT family transporter produces MDHKADHPAIDRRALAAAAVTVVLWASAFVSIRSAAAYYAPGALALGRLLTASLALALVLVIKRVPLPPRQAWPGILTSGVLWFGLYMVALNWGEQGVDAGTAAMVVNIGPLVIALLSGWLLKEGFPPMLLAGMGVSFAGAAVVGLSTSDGGSSSLGGVLLCLLAALAYGAGVVAQKPALTYATPLQVTTYGCFVGTAVTLPFAWQLLTQLPEAPLTATLNMVYLGLFPTALAFTTWTYALARTTAGKMGATTYAVPAVVVLIAWIALDEVPGALTLLGGAICLAGVAVSRRRGARRPTPAPAHR; encoded by the coding sequence ATGGATCACAAGGCCGACCACCCCGCCATCGACCGACGCGCCCTCGCCGCAGCGGCCGTCACCGTAGTCCTCTGGGCCTCGGCATTCGTCTCGATCCGCTCGGCGGCGGCGTACTACGCCCCCGGAGCGCTCGCCCTCGGACGCCTGCTGACGGCTTCCCTCGCCCTCGCGCTCGTCCTCGTGATCAAGCGGGTCCCGCTCCCGCCGCGCCAGGCCTGGCCCGGCATCCTCACCTCCGGAGTGCTGTGGTTCGGCCTCTACATGGTGGCGCTGAACTGGGGCGAGCAGGGCGTGGACGCCGGCACCGCGGCCATGGTCGTGAACATCGGCCCCCTCGTGATCGCCCTGCTCAGCGGCTGGCTGCTGAAGGAAGGCTTCCCCCCGATGCTGCTCGCGGGCATGGGAGTCTCCTTCGCCGGCGCGGCCGTGGTGGGCCTGTCCACCTCCGACGGCGGCTCCTCCTCCCTCGGCGGCGTGCTGCTCTGCCTGCTCGCCGCGCTCGCCTACGGCGCCGGTGTGGTCGCGCAGAAGCCCGCACTGACGTACGCGACCCCGCTCCAGGTGACCACGTACGGCTGCTTCGTCGGCACCGCCGTCACCCTCCCCTTCGCCTGGCAACTGCTGACCCAGCTCCCCGAAGCCCCGCTGACCGCCACCCTCAACATGGTCTATCTGGGCTTGTTCCCGACCGCCCTGGCCTTCACCACCTGGACGTACGCCCTCGCCAGGACCACCGCCGGCAAGATGGGCGCGACCACCTACGCGGTCCCCGCCGTCGTGGTCCTCATCGCCTGGATCGCCCTGGACGAGGTCCCCGGCGCCCTGACCCTCCTGGGCGGCGCGATCTGCCTGGCGGGAGTAGCCGTCTCCCGCAGACGCGGAGCCCGCCGCCCCACCCCGGCGCCCGCACACCGGTAG
- a CDS encoding transglycosylase family protein → MSRFQDSRRTGSTFTALLCAVLLCQAILSVSSADAAAASRPRVDWDAIAQCESGGNWRANTGNGHYGGLQFTQSSWKAAGGRRYAARADLATKSEQIATARRLAAIQGMGAWTCARR, encoded by the coding sequence ATGTCTCGTTTCCAGGACAGTCGGCGAACCGGAAGCACCTTCACGGCACTGCTGTGCGCAGTGCTCTTGTGTCAGGCCATACTGAGCGTTTCCAGTGCCGATGCGGCCGCAGCCTCGAGACCTCGCGTCGACTGGGACGCGATCGCCCAGTGCGAGTCTGGTGGCAACTGGCGTGCCAACACGGGCAATGGGCACTACGGCGGACTGCAGTTCACCCAGTCGAGCTGGAAGGCCGCGGGTGGCCGCAGGTACGCCGCCCGGGCCGATCTGGCCACGAAGTCGGAGCAGATCGCCACTGCCAGGCGGCTGGCTGCGATCCAGGGCATGGGTGCTTGGACGTGCGCCCGCCGGTAG
- a CDS encoding MFS transporter: protein MSAPVLEPRVEAPPAPKTPRPRPGLALAVIASCNAMIQLDDAIVNIALPGMRADLGLSDVGSSWVLNAYLLAFGGLLLLGGRAGDILGRRRVFLTGVALFTAAAAVRGLASDVELLTAIRVVQGIGAALAAPSGLALVLSMFEEGAPRKRAIAVCTAAGAVSTAGGLLLAGTLSGLSSWRWGLLLNVPLGVLILVLGPVAITETRRNPGRFDVAGALLSAVGAAALVYGLARAAEQGLGDVRALVCVAGAVVLFAVFAGVERRAAHPIVSLHLFRSRNRVLAYVGTLAVPGSIMGAYFFLNRYFQQEAGYGPLGAAVALTPLAATMAVMAWAAVRLERQLGARYLMAGGAALLLTGNLWLSQLGPDTSYAGGILPPLLLLGAGMACCVIPPTVLATSGLRRGDAGAASSMLNAVQTLGGSLGLAMLVAVASRSGMSLGFTAGAVCAGVALLAALLIRPGSGANAGPGA from the coding sequence ATGTCCGCGCCCGTGCTCGAACCGCGCGTGGAGGCACCGCCCGCGCCCAAGACCCCCCGCCCCCGGCCGGGGCTCGCCCTCGCCGTCATCGCCTCGTGCAACGCGATGATCCAGCTCGACGACGCCATCGTGAACATCGCGCTGCCCGGCATGCGCGCCGATCTCGGGCTGTCGGACGTCGGTTCGTCGTGGGTGCTGAACGCCTACCTGCTCGCCTTCGGCGGTCTGCTGCTGCTCGGCGGGAGGGCCGGCGACATCCTCGGGCGCCGCCGGGTGTTCCTCACCGGCGTGGCCCTGTTCACCGCGGCCGCCGCCGTGCGCGGGCTCGCGTCGGACGTGGAGCTGCTCACCGCGATCCGGGTGGTCCAGGGCATCGGGGCGGCGCTGGCCGCGCCGAGCGGACTGGCCCTGGTGCTGAGCATGTTCGAGGAGGGTGCGCCGCGCAAGCGTGCGATCGCCGTGTGCACGGCGGCCGGCGCGGTCAGTACGGCCGGCGGCCTGCTGCTGGCCGGGACACTGTCCGGTCTGAGTTCGTGGCGGTGGGGTCTGCTGCTGAACGTGCCGCTCGGCGTGCTGATCCTGGTGCTCGGGCCGGTGGCGATCACGGAGACCCGCCGCAATCCGGGCCGTTTCGACGTGGCCGGTGCGCTGCTGTCGGCGGTGGGCGCGGCCGCCCTCGTGTACGGGCTGGCGCGCGCGGCGGAGCAGGGTCTCGGCGATGTGCGGGCGCTGGTGTGCGTGGCGGGCGCCGTGGTGCTGTTCGCGGTGTTCGCGGGCGTCGAGCGGCGGGCCGCGCATCCGATCGTCTCGCTGCACCTGTTCCGGTCCCGCAACCGGGTCCTCGCGTACGTGGGGACGCTGGCCGTGCCCGGTTCGATCATGGGTGCGTACTTCTTCCTGAACCGGTACTTCCAGCAGGAGGCGGGCTACGGCCCGCTGGGCGCCGCGGTCGCGCTCACGCCGCTCGCCGCGACGATGGCGGTGATGGCGTGGGCGGCCGTACGGCTGGAGCGCCAGCTGGGGGCCCGTTACCTGATGGCGGGGGGCGCCGCCCTGCTGCTGACCGGCAACCTGTGGCTGTCGCAGCTCGGGCCGGACACCTCGTACGCGGGCGGGATCCTGCCGCCGCTGCTCCTGCTGGGCGCGGGCATGGCCTGCTGCGTGATCCCGCCGACGGTGCTGGCGACGTCCGGGCTGCGGCGCGGGGACGCCGGAGCGGCCTCCAGCATGCTCAATGCCGTACAGACGCTGGGCGGTTCGCTGGGCCTGGCGATGCTGGTGGCGGTCGCCTCGCGGTCCGGGATGTCCCTGGGCTTCACGGCGGGCGCGGTGTGCGCGGGTGTCGCGCTGCTGGCCGCACTGCTGATCCGTCCCGGTTCGGGCGCGAACGCCGGACCCGGGGCCTGA
- a CDS encoding acyl-CoA carboxylase subunit beta, which translates to MRGQVADLRNVKDQISHGPSESATQRQHAMGKLTVRERIGLLLDERSFTEVNPLRQHQATGFGMENKAPYTDGVVTGWGTVEGRTVFVYGHDFRIFGGAQGEAHAAKIHELMDMAISARAPLVSLHDGGGARIQEGLTALAGYGGIFQRNAQASGVIPQISVILGPYAGGAACSPALTDFVFMVRSISQMFISGPDVVRAVTGEDTSPDTLGGADVHAEVSGTAAFVYDDEQTCLNEVRQLLSLLPSNNQEAPPAVSATDRPDRRCEALLELVPADSHRSYDVRKVIETIVDDGELLEVQERWAANVVCALSRLDGQVVAIVANQPWRLAGVLDTEATEKAARFVQFCDSFNIPLVTMVDVPGFLPGLAQEHGGIIRHTAKLLYAYCNATVPRIQLVLRKAYGSAYVVMDSRSIGADLSFAWPTNEMAVMGPEGATDVIFRRQIAEADDPDAMREDLVKKYKRELMHPYYTAQRGLVNDVIDPAETREVLIRSLAILRTKRAGMPSRKHGNSPM; encoded by the coding sequence ATCCGAGGCCAGGTGGCTGACCTACGCAACGTCAAAGATCAAATCTCACACGGCCCCAGCGAGTCGGCAACCCAGAGACAGCACGCCATGGGGAAGCTGACGGTTCGAGAGCGCATCGGTCTACTGCTCGACGAGCGGTCGTTCACTGAGGTCAACCCTCTGCGTCAGCACCAGGCCACCGGCTTCGGTATGGAGAACAAGGCTCCGTACACCGACGGGGTAGTCACCGGCTGGGGCACGGTCGAGGGCCGCACGGTCTTCGTCTACGGCCACGACTTCCGCATCTTCGGTGGTGCACAGGGGGAGGCGCATGCCGCAAAAATCCACGAGCTCATGGACATGGCCATCTCAGCCCGTGCACCGTTGGTATCCCTCCATGACGGGGGCGGGGCGCGCATCCAGGAGGGCTTGACTGCCCTTGCAGGCTACGGCGGCATCTTCCAACGCAACGCTCAGGCTTCGGGAGTAATCCCGCAGATCAGCGTAATTTTGGGTCCGTATGCCGGTGGCGCCGCTTGCTCACCGGCGCTCACCGACTTCGTCTTCATGGTCCGCAGTATCTCTCAGATGTTCATCAGCGGACCGGACGTGGTCCGAGCTGTCACCGGGGAGGACACGTCCCCAGACACCCTTGGCGGAGCCGATGTACACGCTGAAGTCTCCGGTACGGCCGCCTTCGTCTATGACGACGAACAGACCTGCCTGAACGAAGTACGCCAGCTACTTTCCCTGCTCCCGTCCAACAACCAGGAAGCGCCGCCGGCGGTGTCGGCTACCGACCGCCCTGACCGACGTTGTGAGGCATTGCTGGAACTGGTGCCAGCCGACAGCCACCGCTCCTATGACGTGCGCAAAGTCATCGAGACGATCGTTGACGACGGCGAACTCCTGGAAGTCCAGGAGCGGTGGGCGGCCAACGTCGTCTGCGCGCTAAGCCGTCTCGACGGTCAGGTCGTAGCCATTGTCGCCAACCAGCCATGGCGTTTGGCGGGGGTACTGGACACCGAGGCAACGGAGAAGGCCGCTCGCTTTGTGCAGTTTTGCGATTCGTTCAACATCCCCTTGGTGACCATGGTTGACGTCCCCGGCTTCCTGCCTGGTCTCGCTCAGGAGCACGGCGGCATCATTCGGCACACTGCCAAGTTGCTGTACGCCTACTGCAACGCCACCGTGCCGCGCATCCAGTTGGTCCTTCGCAAGGCGTATGGCAGTGCCTACGTCGTCATGGACTCCCGCTCCATCGGCGCCGACCTCTCCTTCGCCTGGCCCACCAACGAGATGGCTGTGATGGGCCCCGAGGGCGCCACCGATGTCATCTTCCGTAGGCAAATAGCTGAGGCCGACGACCCCGATGCTATGCGCGAAGATCTGGTCAAGAAGTACAAGCGCGAACTAATGCACCCTTACTACACTGCTCAGCGCGGTCTGGTGAATGACGTCATTGACCCTGCAGAGACCCGTGAGGTACTGATCCGCTCACTTGCGATACTCCGGACCAAGCGAGCCGGCATGCCGTCCCGCAAGCACGGCAACTCGCCGATGTGA
- a CDS encoding helix-turn-helix domain-containing protein — translation MTQTLDREEAQVRALFDRVERVEAVAEQIEEQQPANASELRHVAEDALSNAEPIRVKTAASLLDLSDRTVRAWVEEGVLALASEHPKRVDPVRLHQVLHLVRDLRAAGRSRDLLSAVWYRLQDAALLDREDLAASLGQLREGKAEPALTEDEELAVRGH, via the coding sequence GTGACTCAGACTTTGGATCGTGAGGAAGCCCAGGTCAGAGCACTCTTTGACCGTGTCGAGAGAGTGGAGGCGGTTGCTGAGCAGATCGAGGAACAGCAGCCGGCCAATGCTTCGGAACTCCGGCATGTCGCTGAGGACGCACTCAGCAACGCTGAGCCGATTCGAGTGAAGACAGCGGCTTCTCTGCTCGACCTCAGTGATCGCACAGTCCGAGCCTGGGTCGAGGAGGGCGTGCTGGCGCTGGCAAGCGAGCACCCAAAGAGAGTCGACCCAGTCCGGCTGCACCAGGTTTTGCATCTCGTGAGAGATCTGCGGGCGGCGGGCCGGAGCAGAGACCTGCTCAGCGCTGTGTGGTATCGACTGCAAGATGCGGCTCTGCTTGATCGAGAAGACTTGGCGGCCAGCCTCGGACAGCTCCGAGAGGGCAAGGCCGAACCGGCTTTGACCGAAGACGAGGAACTGGCGGTTCGAGGCCACTAG
- a CDS encoding PIG-L deacetylase family protein: protein MTVPSLMGVFAHPDDESLAAGGVLAQHAAAGAHTAVVTATWSPDSHRAGELAEALRILGAGEPRMLGYADHRIPSSAPGQPRLCDAPLDEAVERVVAHLRAFHPDIVLTHDAYGSSGHPDHIRTHQVVLLAVHAAGLEDLYPQAGPPWQPSALCLSAHPHSGARDLGDLVAGVGKRLRTVPDDMITATIDVRPWIAQKWAAIHAHQSEAARARSLPGLLSGLPARARERILATEWFIRHELTPTPGGPRELTA from the coding sequence GTGACCGTGCCGAGCCTGATGGGCGTCTTCGCCCACCCCGACGACGAATCCCTGGCGGCCGGCGGAGTCCTGGCCCAGCATGCCGCAGCCGGCGCCCACACAGCCGTCGTTACCGCCACCTGGTCCCCCGACAGCCACCGCGCCGGCGAACTCGCCGAAGCCCTGCGCATCCTCGGGGCCGGGGAACCCCGCATGCTCGGCTACGCCGATCACCGGATTCCGTCCTCGGCGCCCGGCCAACCGCGGCTCTGCGACGCCCCGCTCGACGAGGCCGTCGAACGCGTCGTCGCCCACCTGCGCGCCTTCCACCCGGACATCGTGCTCACCCACGACGCCTACGGATCCTCCGGCCACCCCGATCACATCCGAACCCACCAGGTCGTCCTCCTGGCCGTACATGCCGCCGGGCTCGAGGACCTCTACCCGCAAGCCGGCCCTCCATGGCAACCGAGCGCCCTCTGCCTTTCCGCACACCCCCACTCGGGAGCCCGCGACCTGGGCGACCTGGTCGCGGGCGTGGGCAAGCGTCTGCGCACCGTCCCCGACGACATGATCACCGCGACCATCGATGTCCGCCCCTGGATCGCACAGAAGTGGGCCGCCATCCATGCGCACCAGTCCGAAGCGGCCCGGGCCCGCTCCCTCCCCGGCCTGCTGTCCGGGCTCCCGGCCAGGGCCCGGGAAAGGATCCTGGCCACCGAGTGGTTCATCCGCCACGAACTCACCCCCACACCCGGAGGCCCGCGAGAACTGACCGCCTGA